The genomic window TATCATTCAACAAATGCGAAGAACAAAGcaacaaaataattccatcggaagcgtaagattccaacatgtaaacattcatctacatacattcttacatcgGGCGCTCAAGAGACGAAAACGTTCTATCCAACAAAATAATCTTGGAAAATCTATTGAAACATGGAACTTTCGATACTGAATTTGCATATTGTAAGATAACTAACttgaaatttgagaaatcCCATGTAATTGTACTTTGTGTATCCTCAATGTAGTCATAAAACATGTTTAAGGAGTACAGTGATGAGTTTACCGAAGAATCATTTCTACTTTgtagggaaaaaattattaatcatcttaatttttcgaatggATTTCATTTGTTCAGAAACTCGAGAATTCAAGTTCACAAACTGTAAAGTTAATTGGTACCTTAGGCCACGATTTATGgatttgttgaaatattttgaagttGATGAGTTATGGTATAGTAAaaatttacacattttattacattattaacaATCATCACGCCATTAGTCAATACATTATCgacaaaatgtaaatattagTAATTACAAGACCAGAATATTCTCTATATATAGTCTAATAGGTTCTTTCCACTACTTTTCAACATATTACATTACATATGCACATGTATTCTCACAGAAGGATTGTGaagtttatatttaaaaataatcaacaaaTTCTAAATAGTATTATCAaggaattttataataaattggtaaactatttttcagaattatttaAGATGGCGAATGCGAGTGGTAACATATTTGCAGCTGAAGTTTCAAATACAGTTCCCAGACTTGTTTTTGCTAAATAAATTGGTATGTCTCCaaattcaataataaattgcCGACATTCACCACAAGGTGATACAAAAGTATCGTCCAAGTCAGCGATTACTGCAAGTGCCACAAATTTCCTCTTACCATCTGAAACCGCTTTACTAATTGCAGTTCGCTCGGCACAAATAGATACAGGATAtgctgtattttcgacattgcAACCTTTACATATTGTACCATCTTCACACCGAAGTGCCGCGCCAACTTTAAATTTACTATAAGGGGAATATGAGTAGGTACGAGCGTCCACCCCTGCTTTAATCAATTCCTGGATATCTCCAGCtttaacaaaattataaaaatgtgttattatttatattatagtCACTTCACGTACTTGTAAATTCAACTATGCATAGTATGTATTTATGTCTGGTTTGGAATAAGCTAACTTTATACTTTCTATTTATAAAGCGCAAGAGTTACGTATTTTAAGGTGACAGTACACAGTAGACAGTAAggtgttaaaaaattataatcaatgcAACAGTTTAACTCTAGTGGT from Neodiprion lecontei isolate iyNeoLeco1 chromosome 1, iyNeoLeco1.1, whole genome shotgun sequence includes these protein-coding regions:
- the LOC107221734 gene encoding cytidine deaminase, which encodes MSGAGKVVEFDSLAGDIQELIKAGVDARTYSYSPYSKFKVGAALRCEDGTICKGCNVENTAYPVSICAERTAISKAVSDGKRKFVALAVIADLDDTFVSPCGECRQFIIEFGDIPIYLAKTSLGTVFETSAANMLPLAFAILNNSEK